In the Arachis stenosperma cultivar V10309 chromosome 8, arast.V10309.gnm1.PFL2, whole genome shotgun sequence genome, ATTACAACGATATCATACGTTGTAGTTTTGTACATACTAATAAAGCCTCTTTTTGTTTGCCATATATGCATGagttgttaattttcttttataataCTTGCTGTTCTAAACAATGCAACAAGTTTGATTCAAATAACTTCCAACACAGGGTGCTTCAGATAAAAGTAAAACTTCTTGTGAAACCTATATGTGCTTGCTTATTGAAACTGAAATTCAtaatggtaataaaagaggctaatatgaaaaaaaaataacacaacAAACAAACCTTTTCATCACCATCAATAAGTAGCAACAACAATTGCATGCACACTGTGAACACACATACAAATCACTTTCTTTCGggtgtgaaaaaaaaaagaaaaagaaaaattatatattaccTGCAAGAAGTGAATATATCTCAAGGGTGAAAAATGGGGTAATGGATTTttcaagcaataatttaagtgtagttcaataattattattaatattgttTATAAGTATTAGGCCAACATATTTTATGCAGCTTGTTCGTTTTTGAGCTTCTTTGTGATGGATGCAAGGTACTTTCCTTGGTGGAATGCTTGGTCCAACTCAAGCTGAGATGGCTGCCTTGAGCCGTCACCGGCATAAGTTCCGGCCCCGTATGGACTTCCACCTTTCACGTTCTCCATCTCAAACATGCCGGCACCAAATGTGTATCCGATCGGAACGAATATCATTCCGTGATGCACAAGCTGAGTGATAGCAGTAAGCCTAAAATGTATTGCAAAAATGTCTTAACATTTACCATTTCATGTGAATAAGAAAGTAAAGAGAGATAAGAGGGTGTTACATACGCTGTTGTCTCTTGTCCACCTCCCTGGGAACCGGTGCTATAGAAGATTCCGGCAGGCTTGCCTGCAAGCTGTTGTGTCCTCCATAGACCACCAGTGGAATCTAGGAAAGCCTTAAATTGAGCAGGCATCATCCCGAATCTAGTAGGGAAGCCAAAGACAAAACCATCAGCCGTGGCCAGCTCATCGGCGGTGATGATTGGTGCATCGGTCTTTGGTGGTGCACCCATCTTACCAAGCACTTCTTCTGGCAGTGTCTCAGGCACCTGTTAGAAAGGGAAtatgacacgccatttatctacAGATGTTGTTTGCTATTTGTAAATTTGCAATTTTATGTTATGACATAATGCACAGGAAACTTTGGGATATAAATATACATGCCTGCCATATTTTGACCTCAACGCCTTCTACCGAAGCAGCGCCTTTCTTGATTTCTTGTGCTAGCTTCTCAACATGTCCATACATGGAGTAGTACCTGCCAAACCACACAACAACTAATATTCAGTTCAAGCTTCCAGAATCATGTTCACCAATCCACTTTACTCATAGTGTGCTTATTAGCTAGGAAACATAAACCTTTATGTTCTTAGTAGAATTACTAGTAAACAATGTGTCCGTTAATAAATTACTGCAACAAATTTAGGTTCTTATCTCCATAGCTTACATTGCAGATCATACAATCAGAATATTCGACATAAAGTGCACTAAGAGATTAAGAAACAGAAACCTTAAGAAATAATATCATCGTCCATAACAAAGTTAGTATCTCAGGCCAAACCATTAAACTTGTTTGTCATATTTTGTCATGCCAAAGCCTCTGTTACAAGTTTGCTGGATCAACTAAATTCTGATCCACATTCAACTATGAAAAACATCATAAAACCATGATACAAGATACAAAATCAATACCTGCAACTTACAAGAAGTAGAATTAGTTGATCCAAAAATCAAGCATAGTCTTTAAAGTTACCTTTTCTAACCTAAGATAGACTTCAGGATACTTTTCTATTAAATCCATTCTAAATAAAgtgtcattttttttttctaattggcATGAACAAACAAATATTATGAATGGAAAAGACACTTTCTCcacagatatatatatataaatacacaCACACAACTGGTTCAATATAGGTCTTGGTATCCACCAAGTTTTTTTTACTTTTAGCATTCGTCTACAGAGTcaattttttaacttttcataCTCTTCAACTTTTATCTTATGATATCGAAAGATTCAAGTTCGTTACAActttatgataaaaaatataaatttaagaCTTCCACAAGACCACATGCATAATAACTGAAAACAGAATCATGTGTGATGTGTCTATGTGATTAGCTATTGGGTATTATTATAGAATAAAACATGAAACCATCTATGTTTAGGACAAGCTATCTattggataataataataatcaagatAGTTAAATAGGAATTCAAGAATCAAATCAC is a window encoding:
- the LOC130943696 gene encoding probable NAD(P)H dehydrogenase (quinone) FQR1-like 1, producing MAVKVYVVYYSMYGHVEKLAQEIKKGAASVEGVEVKIWQVPETLPEEVLGKMGAPPKTDAPIITADELATADGFVFGFPTRFGMMPAQFKAFLDSTGGLWRTQQLAGKPAGIFYSTGSQGGGQETTALTAITQLVHHGMIFVPIGYTFGAGMFEMENVKGGSPYGAGTYAGDGSRQPSQLELDQAFHQGKYLASITKKLKNEQAA